The DNA segment CGGTACGAACATTTAAACGTTCACATCCGTCGGACCCATTCTTTACTTTCCGCATGACACACCAGACACTTTACTGGTTTATACTCTGTGCTATGGTACTCGGTCTGGGCTTATGGGTGATTAGCATTAACGAGAAAGTCCAGCAGATCTATGATCAGATTGATCAGACAAATGCGGCCGCTGATGCTACTTATGTCCCTTTAAAAGTCAAAAAATAGTTTTTTACAATCATTAACCAAAAACCCTTCTCTGTAATTGAGAAGGGTTTTTAGAAAAAAACGTAAACCTAGTTACATGCGGATTTCGGCATCAACTCCAGCAGGGAGCGAGAGATTTTGCAAGCTATCGATCGTCTTGGGTGTTGCGTTAGTTATGTCGATCAAGCGTTTGTGGACGCGCATCTCGAACGCTTCGCCGCCCATTTTGTAAACATGTGGACTCTTGACGACAGTGTAAGTGCTTCGGCGCGTTGGAAGCGGTACTGGTCCTGCAATTTGCGCTCCCGAACGGATTGCGGTATCGATGATTTGCTTTGCTGATTGATCGATCACCTTGTGATCATATGCTTTGAGACGAATGCGGATGCGTAGTCCCTCTGCTGGTTTTGTGTCTGCCATGATCAAAATCTCCTCTCAATGGCGATGCTCCAGTAACCTCTCCTCGATTCGGTGTCGACAGCGTCTGGGCGAGTTCTCTGGTGCGATTAGTATCTAGCAAGATTATACCATAGGTATCTTGAGTTGAAAAGCGAGCGCTTGACGACTATAAGAGCGCAATTTATAGTGAGGATATTATCAGAAAACATAGGGGGTGAGAAACATGACTTCTTCTATTGATACCAGTCCACACGGTGAAACACGTCCATCGTTTATGGAGACATTGGCAGCACCGCACGTTTCAGCCATTAACGAACTCATCGAAAAGATGTTGGGGGATAAGGTTGAGGTCGCGCTCTATGATGTGGCTTCCGACGCATGGTCATCGGATGAGACGCTGCGAGAACTTTATTCATTTTTAGCTAACTACGTGAAATCACTTGGATTTGTGTGTTACCAGGCAGATGGTACGAATAGAGTCGAGCTCCCATCGCAAAATGGGCATGGCGTGGTGCTACGACAAACGATGCGCATCGGTATTCACATCCCCTCGCATGTGTTTGAGTCACTAGGTAACTAGTTTATACCGTATTTACTATTGCGTTTTCATAACCTTTATGCTACAATCATTGCAGTAGAACAAATCCTACCGGATGAATACTCGTTTTATACTTGCTAGAGAATAATTCTTGTCGTTCATCGTATAGCAACGCACAAGAAAGGTTTTTGATGCGCCCACGTACAAGTAACTCGAGACAAACGTCTCACTATTCACCTCGCTTTGCGGGGAAAAAACGCACTCCGACAAAACGATCAACGCAGGAAATCCACGCGAGTCGTTTTATCAATAAGGCTATCGCCCCTGTCGATGACACGCCGTACGCCGCTACTCACTTGTTTAGCGACTTTGGCTTGAATCCTCAAACGATTGCAACGCTTGGCCACATCGGGTATGAGACACCATCGCCGATTCAAGATCGGACCATCAAACCTGGACTTGCTGGCAAAGATGTGATTGGTCTTGCAAATACCGGCACCGGTAAGACTGCCGCCTTTTTGCTGCCGATTATCGATGCACTCGCTACCACACGTACAGTACAGGGCGCTCTTGTCCTTGCTCCCACGCGTGAACTGGCCCAGCAAATAAACGACGAGTTCCGACGTTTTTCTGCAGGTCAGAAGCTCTACTCTGCACTTGTCGTCGGTGGGGTTAATATGAGCCGACAGATCAGGGAGGTTCAGCGCGGGCCACACCTTATCGTTGGCACGCCGGGTCGTATCAAT comes from the Candidatus Saccharimonas aalborgensis genome and includes:
- the rpsJ gene encoding 30S ribosomal protein S10 is translated as MADTKPAEGLRIRIRLKAYDHKVIDQSAKQIIDTAIRSGAQIAGPVPLPTRRSTYTVVKSPHVYKMGGEAFEMRVHKRLIDITNATPKTIDSLQNLSLPAGVDAEIRM